One window of Mangifera indica cultivar Alphonso unplaced genomic scaffold, CATAS_Mindica_2.1 Un_0070, whole genome shotgun sequence genomic DNA carries:
- the LOC123207299 gene encoding aspartic proteinase NANA, chloroplast-like, translating to MNISQLPKYLQRSYFKFFFSLYIQLSHFSCLLLFNNIMVKGRPCALLMISLVFIIQCSTSAFANSHSSSMRMELIHRHALYLNTRPKTQLELMKDLFHSDIIRQKMIAHKRRLSLSPIRDALETTNTSSTAIEMPLRAGRDYGTGVYFVQMKVGTPAQKFTLVVDTGSELTWVNCRYKCGADCTTKGRLDKRRVFKADFSSSFKTVACFSHMCKIELMNLFSLTRCPMPSNPCAYDFRYVDGSEAMGIFAMETVTLGLANGRKLRLKNVLIGCSDSFQGQSFVKADGVMGLAYDKYTFAKTASEIFYGKFSYCLVDHLSHKNVSNYIIFGSNNSESSSILGKKRYTKLQLGLLSPFYAVNVIGMSIGGVMLKIPVQVWDANSGGGTIVDSGSSLTFLAEPAYNPVMAALQMSVSKFQRLVLKGVPMDYCFNSTGYDEKLVPSLVIHFADGARFEPHKKSYMIDVAAGVKCVGFVSVAWPGISTIGNILQQNFLWEFDLAQSKLGFVASTCT from the exons ATGAACATTTCCCAACTGCCAAAGTACCTTCAACGCTCctattttaaattctttttctccCTATATATTCAgctttctcatttttcttgctTGTTGTTGTTCAATAACATCATGGTGAAGGGGAGGCCTTGTGCCCTGTTGATGATCTCTTTGGTTTTTATCATTCAATGTTCTACTTCAGCTTTCGCAAATTCTCATTCATCTTCAATGAGGATGGAGTTGATACATCGTCATGCTCTTTATCTAAATACAAGGCCTAAAACTCAACTTGAGCTGATGAAGGACCTTTTCCACAGTGACATTATCCGCCAAAAGATGATTGCTCATAAACGCCGCCTGAGTCTAAGTCCAATAAGAGATGCTTTGGAAACAACTAACACTAGTAGTACTGCCATTGAAATGCCATTGCGTGCTGGTAGAGACTATGGAACAGGCGTGTACTTTGTTCAAATGAAAGTCGGAACACCAGCACAAAAGTTTACCCTGGTTGTTGACACAGGAAGTGAGTTGACATGGGTGAATTGTCGATACAAATGTGGTGCCGATTGTACCACAAAGGGAAGATTAGACAAAAGGAGAGTGTTTAAGGCAGATTTCTCCTCTTCCTTTAAAACAGTTGCTTGCTTTTCTCATATGTGTAAGATTGAGTTAATGAATCTTTTCTCTCTCACACGTTGCCCCATGCCCTCCAATCCCTGTGCCTATGATTTCAG GTATGTAGATGGGTCAGAAGCAATGGGAATTTTTGCCATGGAAACAGTCACTCTAGGCCTTGCAAATGGTCGGAAGTTGAGACTAAAAAATGTGTTAATTGGTTGCAGCGACTCTTTCCAGGGCCAGAGCTTTGTGAAAGCTGATGGTGTAATGGGGTTAGCGTATGACAAGTACACTTTTGCTAAAACGGCCTCCGAAATTTTTTATGGCAAGTTCTCCTACTGCCTGGTTGATCACCTAAGTCACAAAAACgtttcaaattatatcatttttggGAGCAACAATAGTGAATCATCATCTATATTGGGGAAAAAACGATACACCAAGCTGCAGCTTGGTTTGCTCAGTCCATTTTATGCTGTAAATGTTATAGGCATGTCCATTGGTGGGGTGATGTTGAAAATACCAGTTCAAGTATGGGATGCAAACAGTGGTGGTGGTACAATTGTTGATTCTGGTTCAAGCCTAACATTTTTAGCAGAGCCAGCATACAATCCTGTGATGGCTGCATTGCAAATGTCTGTGTCAAAATTCCAAAGATTAGTGCTAAAGGGAGTGCCAATGGACTATTGCTTCAATTCAACAGGATATGATGAGAAATTGGTGCCAAGTTTAGTGATTCACTTTGCAGATGGAGCTAGATTTGAGCCGCACAAAAAGAGTTATATGATTGATGTTGCTGCTGGAGTTAAGTGTGTTGGATTTGTGTCAGTAGCTTGGCCTGGAATTTCTACAATTGGCAACATTCTGCAGCAGAATTTTTTGTGGGAATTTGACCTTGCTCAAAGTAAATTGGGTTTTGTTGCCTCCACATGCACCTAG